From Lysinibacillus sp. SGAir0095, the proteins below share one genomic window:
- a CDS encoding 5'-3'-deoxyribonucleotidase: MKSIAVDMDQVLADFLGKASKACEERFNVSISKEEFDVAKLEARHPDLVKKFFLMINEPDFFRDFELLDPDAVPVLRELSEHYEIFIATAAMDVPGCFNAKYEWLIEHFSFLNPEHFIFCGDKKVVKADFLIDDNVRQLHSFTGEGILYSQPYNEHCNVYKRVHNWQEIRNLFLPVKEASK; the protein is encoded by the coding sequence ATGAAAAGTATTGCTGTGGATATGGACCAGGTATTAGCGGATTTTTTAGGAAAGGCTTCAAAAGCTTGTGAGGAACGTTTTAATGTCTCCATCTCTAAGGAAGAATTTGATGTAGCGAAATTGGAAGCCAGGCATCCTGACCTTGTGAAAAAATTCTTTTTAATGATTAATGAACCTGACTTTTTCCGTGACTTTGAATTATTAGATCCTGATGCAGTTCCTGTATTAAGAGAGTTAAGTGAACATTATGAAATCTTCATTGCTACAGCGGCAATGGATGTACCTGGCTGCTTTAATGCAAAGTATGAATGGCTAATTGAACACTTCTCATTTTTAAATCCCGAGCACTTTATCTTCTGTGGTGATAAAAAGGTAGTAAAAGCAGATTTCTTAATAGATGATAATGTTAGACAGCTTCATTCTTTTACAGGGGAAGGAATTTTATATTCGCAACCCTACAATGAACATTGCAATGTTTATAAACGAGTTCATAATTGGCAAGAAATACGAAATTTATTTTTACCTGTAAAAGAAGCTTCTAAATAA
- a CDS encoding DUF2975 domain-containing protein, translated as MEKITTLFLKIAVILLGVPVLTLCIFLVPEIANLAAKLLPEFAFIKYPVFITFDASAIPFYFALYQAFKLLRYIDNNKAFSDLSVKALKKIKYCAITISILHVLVWPLFYIFAEVDDAPGVIFVGLVVPFASMVIAVFAAVLQKLLQEAINIKTENDLTV; from the coding sequence ATGGAAAAAATAACAACGTTGTTTTTAAAAATAGCAGTTATTCTTTTAGGAGTCCCAGTTCTTACTCTATGCATCTTTTTGGTGCCTGAGATAGCGAATCTTGCAGCAAAATTGCTTCCGGAGTTTGCTTTTATAAAATATCCCGTTTTCATCACATTTGATGCATCGGCTATACCTTTTTACTTTGCTTTGTATCAGGCTTTCAAACTCTTGCGTTATATTGACAATAATAAAGCCTTCTCCGATTTATCTGTAAAAGCTTTAAAGAAAATCAAATACTGTGCCATCACAATCAGTATATTGCATGTGCTAGTTTGGCCGCTCTTCTATATCTTTGCGGAAGTAGACGACGCACCAGGAGTTATCTTTGTCGGATTAGTTGTTCCTTTTGCTTCGATGGTTATAGCAGTCTTTGCGGCTGTTCTCCAAAAACTTTTACAAGAAGCAATTAATATCAAAACAGAAAATGATTTAACGGTCTGA
- the ltrA gene encoding group II intron reverse transcriptase/maturase, translating to MDMKEQDGINLIDKVIANNNLWRAYKKVKANNGAPGVDGITVVQLKSHMKKYYEPLKRKLKDGTYQPQPVKRVAIPKPDGSKRYLGIPCVLDRVVQQAILQVIEPIIDPHFSEYSFGFRKGRNAHQAIKSAQQYYEEGYRVVVDCDLKSYFDTIHHQRLRAYLEEFISDKIVLKLIWKFLRSGILDRDIYIETKDGAPQGGPLSPILANVYLNKLDRELEKREHRFIRYADDFVIYVKSVRAGERVMESIKKYIEDDLHLTINQKKSKVCGATSATFLGFNIQNLMGKSDADQVSRPSNDSKTS from the coding sequence ATGGATATGAAAGAACAGGATGGTATCAATTTAATCGATAAAGTCATTGCAAATAACAATCTCTGGAGAGCATACAAGAAAGTAAAAGCAAATAATGGTGCACCAGGGGTTGATGGAATTACAGTAGTACAATTAAAGTCACACATGAAGAAATACTACGAACCTCTTAAAAGGAAGCTAAAAGATGGAACTTACCAACCTCAACCAGTCAAAAGAGTTGCCATACCAAAACCGGACGGTTCTAAACGATATCTAGGAATACCTTGCGTTTTAGATAGAGTCGTTCAACAAGCTATTCTTCAAGTAATTGAACCGATTATAGACCCACACTTTTCAGAATATAGTTTTGGATTTCGGAAAGGTAGAAACGCCCACCAAGCTATTAAATCAGCACAACAATATTACGAAGAAGGTTATCGAGTTGTAGTAGACTGTGATTTGAAAAGTTACTTCGACACAATACATCATCAAAGGTTAAGAGCGTATTTAGAAGAATTCATATCAGATAAAATTGTTTTAAAATTAATATGGAAATTCCTTCGTTCAGGTATTCTTGACCGAGATATCTATATCGAAACGAAAGATGGTGCTCCGCAAGGTGGACCTTTGTCTCCTATTTTAGCAAATGTCTATTTAAATAAACTAGATAGAGAATTAGAAAAGAGAGAACATCGTTTTATTAGATATGCGGATGATTTCGTCATCTATGTGAAAAGTGTTCGAGCTGGGGAGCGGGTAATGGAAAGTATCAAGAAATACATCGAGGATGACCTACATTTAACAATTAACCAAAAGAAAAGTAAGGTTTGTGGTGCAACATCAGCAACATTCCTCGGCTTTAATATTCAAAATTTAATGGGAAAGTCGGATGCCGACCAAGTAAGTCGGCCAAGCAACGATTCAAAGACAAGTTAA
- a CDS encoding YjfB family protein, with the protein MELSSFMSAQVAQLQQTVHMSIMDKSLNMGAASAVQMLEQMPVQQPAAPHPHKGTTIDVSV; encoded by the coding sequence ATGGAATTAAGTTCATTTATGTCTGCACAAGTAGCACAGCTGCAGCAAACTGTACATATGAGCATTATGGATAAATCGCTGAATATGGGTGCAGCAAGTGCAGTTCAAATGCTTGAGCAAATGCCGGTACAACAACCTGCAGCCCCCCATCCTCATAAGGGGACAACGATTGATGTGTCTGTGTAA
- a CDS encoding group II intron maturase-specific domain-containing protein, whose amino-acid sequence MSGTFEEIVKKINQITTGWINYYGISRMKKFIFETQKWLNHRLRQLIWKRWKKPKTKYKMLRKYGTNHDDAMKLANSRKGYWRISRSEILQRAITKDRLIKWKLKDISLLYEQRYLKG is encoded by the coding sequence ATGAGTGGAACTTTTGAAGAAATAGTAAAGAAAATTAATCAAATCACAACTGGATGGATTAATTACTATGGGATCTCAAGAATGAAGAAATTCATTTTTGAAACTCAGAAATGGTTAAACCATCGATTAAGACAACTCATATGGAAGAGATGGAAGAAACCAAAGACTAAATATAAGATGCTTCGTAAATATGGAACTAACCATGATGACGCAATGAAATTAGCAAACTCCCGTAAGGGATATTGGAGAATATCACGAAGTGAAATCCTCCAACGAGCAATAACAAAAGATAGGCTCATAAAGTGGAAACTAAAAGACATCTCCTTACTTTATGAGCAACGATACTTAAAAGGTTGA
- a CDS encoding TRAP transporter permease: MKKNDKQLSTNASSSLVKDELAADQIEALSAEQQQQLLEKYDTESNTRKIVGIMKWVIYIGLLSFSLFQLYTAVFGQFTAYIQRTIHLGFGLTFIFLLFPSFKKGRKDKIPFYDYILAIIAAVTGIYWTLNYERLVSSLGSITQLDFIVGLIVIVLVLEAARRAVGLPIAIIATLFLVYAFFGPYMPDFLAHRGQSLDQIVNLMYFSTDGILGTPISVSATYIFAFLLFGAFLVKTGVGQYFNDLAIAVAGKLVGGPAKVAIFSSALQGTISGSSVANVVTSGSYTIPLMKKLGYKKEFAGAVEAAASTGGQLMPPIMGAAAFLMVEFIGRGITYWDIAKAAAIPALLYFVGIWIMTHFEAKRLGLEGLKEEEMPDRKAILKKIYLLSPIILIIVIMMSGVPVILSALYGILACIIIGFINKEVKFGIREIIDALVDGARTALAVAAATACAGIIVGVVVKTGLGLSLANSLVDLAGGKIFLTLFFVMIASLVLGMGAPTTANYVITSTIAAPAIITLLAPDVSQALVPMTVLLSAHFFVFYFGIIADITPPVALAAFAASGISGGDPIKTGINSAKLAIAAFIIPYIIVYSPALLMIDVTIWEILWVVFTALMGMIAIGAGIIGYWYRRINWIERLIVLASGLAMIYPESFSDFAGLAVFGIMFLLQLATKDKGNKPNNKKLNTATN; the protein is encoded by the coding sequence ATGAAAAAGAATGATAAACAGCTTTCAACAAATGCTTCTAGCAGTCTAGTAAAGGACGAGCTTGCTGCAGATCAAATTGAAGCATTATCTGCAGAACAGCAACAGCAACTATTGGAGAAATACGATACAGAGTCGAATACGCGCAAAATTGTTGGTATTATGAAATGGGTTATCTATATTGGGTTACTGTCCTTTTCACTATTCCAGCTATACACTGCCGTTTTCGGTCAATTTACGGCCTATATTCAACGAACAATTCACTTAGGTTTTGGTTTAACGTTTATATTCTTACTTTTCCCTTCTTTTAAAAAGGGAAGAAAAGATAAAATCCCGTTCTATGACTATATCCTGGCGATTATCGCTGCGGTGACAGGGATTTACTGGACACTTAATTATGAACGCCTTGTATCAAGCCTTGGATCAATTACACAACTGGACTTTATTGTCGGGCTTATCGTAATTGTATTAGTTTTAGAAGCAGCAAGAAGAGCAGTCGGGCTACCAATTGCAATTATTGCTACATTATTCTTGGTATACGCATTCTTCGGACCATATATGCCGGACTTTTTAGCACACCGTGGCCAGTCCTTAGATCAAATAGTTAACTTAATGTATTTCTCGACAGATGGTATTTTGGGAACACCAATTAGTGTTTCTGCGACATATATTTTCGCTTTCCTATTATTCGGAGCCTTCCTGGTTAAAACAGGAGTAGGGCAATATTTTAATGATTTAGCAATAGCTGTTGCAGGGAAACTAGTAGGTGGTCCTGCAAAAGTAGCGATTTTCTCTTCTGCATTACAAGGGACAATTTCTGGAAGCTCTGTAGCAAACGTTGTTACATCCGGTTCTTACACAATTCCTTTAATGAAAAAGTTAGGGTATAAGAAGGAATTTGCAGGAGCAGTCGAAGCAGCTGCTTCGACAGGTGGCCAGTTAATGCCTCCTATTATGGGTGCAGCGGCCTTCCTAATGGTAGAGTTTATTGGTCGAGGAATTACTTATTGGGATATTGCCAAGGCCGCAGCCATTCCAGCCCTACTTTACTTTGTAGGAATTTGGATTATGACGCACTTTGAAGCAAAACGTCTTGGCCTTGAAGGGCTTAAAGAAGAAGAAATGCCAGACCGCAAAGCAATCTTGAAAAAGATTTATCTATTAAGTCCGATTATTTTAATTATTGTAATCATGATGTCTGGTGTACCAGTTATACTCTCTGCCCTTTATGGTATTCTTGCTTGTATTATTATTGGATTTATAAATAAAGAAGTTAAGTTTGGTATTCGAGAAATTATTGATGCATTAGTAGATGGTGCTCGTACGGCTTTAGCAGTTGCGGCTGCTACGGCATGTGCTGGTATTATCGTAGGTGTTGTTGTGAAAACTGGCTTAGGATTAAGTTTAGCAAATAGTTTAGTAGACCTTGCTGGTGGAAAAATCTTCTTAACACTGTTCTTCGTTATGATTGCCTCTCTAGTTCTAGGGATGGGTGCACCAACAACAGCTAACTATGTTATTACGTCAACGATTGCTGCTCCAGCAATTATCACATTACTGGCGCCGGATGTATCTCAAGCTTTAGTACCAATGACAGTGTTATTATCTGCACATTTCTTTGTATTCTACTTCGGAATTATTGCGGATATTACACCTCCAGTTGCCTTGGCAGCCTTTGCCGCATCGGGGATATCTGGCGGGGATCCGATTAAAACCGGTATAAACTCAGCTAAGCTAGCTATTGCTGCGTTTATTATTCCTTACATCATCGTCTACTCACCTGCACTGTTAATGATCGATGTAACAATTTGGGAAATCTTATGGGTAGTGTTTACCGCATTAATGGGAATGATTGCAATAGGCGCTGGAATTATCGGTTACTGGTACCGTCGTATCAACTGGATTGAGCGCTTAATTGTTTTAGCATCTGGATTAGCGATGATTTACCCAGAATCGTTCTCAGATTTTGCGGGATTAGCTGTATTCGGTATCATGTTCTTATTACAACTAGCAACAAAGGATAAAGGTAACAAACCGAATAACAAAAAATTAAATACAGCTACAAACTAA
- a CDS encoding TAXI family TRAP transporter solute-binding subunit, with the protein MKKSNLLLMTLLGLLLLVLAACGGEESTDTESSTGDTSKEETTTDIKFLSLVTGGTQGTYYALGGTFADLISDETGIKTTAEVSQASAANANALKAGDAEIAFLQTDIAYYAKNGELMFEGQAVDDLVAIGGLYPETIHLVTTANSGITSFDDLKGKKVSVGAPGSGTYANAEQLLEVHGLTMDDIEAQNLDFGESTDGLTTGQIDAAFITAGYPTAAVEALGATTDVVIVPVEADKAEALIEKYPYYAVDTIPSGTYGLTSEVPTVSVLAMIAVKSDLPDDVAYGIAKAIYGNAGEISHAKGEFIKTETALDGIGIDVHPGAQKYFDENK; encoded by the coding sequence TTGAAAAAGAGTAATTTATTGTTAATGACATTATTAGGTTTGTTACTTCTAGTTCTTGCGGCATGTGGCGGTGAAGAATCTACTGACACAGAAAGTTCGACAGGTGATACTTCAAAAGAAGAAACGACTACTGATATTAAATTTTTAAGCTTAGTAACTGGTGGTACACAGGGTACTTATTATGCTCTAGGTGGTACTTTTGCAGATTTAATCTCAGATGAAACTGGTATTAAAACAACTGCTGAGGTTTCTCAAGCTTCTGCAGCAAATGCAAATGCTTTAAAAGCTGGTGATGCTGAAATTGCATTCCTACAAACAGATATCGCTTATTATGCAAAAAATGGTGAGTTAATGTTTGAAGGACAAGCGGTTGATGATCTTGTAGCAATCGGTGGATTATATCCAGAAACTATTCACTTAGTAACAACTGCAAACTCAGGAATTACTTCGTTTGATGATTTAAAAGGGAAAAAAGTTTCAGTAGGTGCACCAGGTTCTGGTACTTACGCAAATGCTGAGCAATTATTAGAAGTACACGGTTTAACAATGGATGATATCGAAGCTCAAAACTTAGATTTTGGTGAATCGACTGACGGTTTAACGACTGGTCAAATTGATGCTGCTTTCATCACAGCTGGCTATCCAACTGCTGCTGTTGAAGCATTAGGTGCAACAACAGATGTAGTGATTGTTCCAGTTGAAGCAGATAAAGCTGAAGCTCTAATTGAAAAATATCCTTACTATGCAGTAGATACAATTCCTTCAGGTACTTATGGATTAACTTCGGAAGTTCCAACTGTATCAGTATTGGCAATGATTGCAGTAAAATCAGATTTACCTGATGATGTAGCATACGGAATTGCAAAAGCGATTTACGGGAATGCTGGAGAAATCAGTCATGCTAAAGGAGAGTTCATTAAAACTGAAACTGCTCTAGATGGTATTGGAATTGATGTTCATCCAGGTGCTCAAAAATACTTTGACGAAAATAAATAA
- a CDS encoding superoxide dismutase family protein — protein sequence MWKNLILFGSMTLLLSGCGLFGMTDEDKQIPVAAPEALKAAANIVDTEGNEIGHMELTEGSDGVLISLGLTNVPEGEHGIHIHEVGKCEKPTFETAGAHFNPLQKQHGIENPKGPHLGDLPNIAPEEDGTVQVEFVAKNLTLEPGMENSILDKDGSAIVIHEDPDDYKTDPAGNSGARIACGVITSAK from the coding sequence ATGTGGAAAAATCTAATTCTGTTTGGTAGCATGACCCTTCTTTTGAGTGGCTGTGGACTTTTCGGGATGACCGATGAAGACAAACAAATACCTGTTGCAGCGCCTGAGGCTTTAAAGGCAGCAGCAAATATTGTGGATACAGAAGGTAATGAAATTGGACATATGGAGCTAACAGAAGGCTCAGATGGAGTATTAATATCTCTTGGATTGACAAACGTTCCAGAGGGTGAGCATGGTATTCATATCCATGAAGTCGGCAAATGTGAAAAACCAACCTTTGAAACAGCTGGTGCCCATTTTAATCCACTACAAAAACAACATGGTATCGAAAATCCGAAAGGACCGCATTTAGGTGATTTACCAAACATTGCACCTGAAGAAGATGGAACGGTTCAAGTTGAATTTGTTGCGAAGAACTTAACGTTAGAACCAGGTATGGAAAACTCCATCTTGGATAAGGATGGCAGTGCCATCGTCATTCATGAAGATCCAGATGACTACAAAACGGATCCTGCTGGAAACTCAGGAGCACGTATTGCATGCGGAGTTATTACTTCTGCAAAATAA
- a CDS encoding mandelate racemase/muconate lactonizing enzyme family protein, with the protein MKIKQVEIFAVNLPLIKPFIISYASYPNIQSIIVKITTECGLVGWGESVPDEHITGETPHSTYAMLKNTLAPIMIGQNPMEFEKIHELLDKNVHRAPAAKAAIDIACFDVVGKKLNVPVYQLLGGRYHEKFPVTHVLSIDEPEKMADEAEQKVEEGYTSFKMKVGQDVLGDVKRITAVRERVGEDIAIRVDVNQGWVNSANTLQAIRHLEALGIDWLEQPVAQDDIDSMVEIKSKSTIPVMIDEGIRDMNNMREIIAKRAADKVNIKLMKCGGIYPAMKLATMAEMAGIECQIGSMVESSIGSAAGFHVAFSKKIIKSVELTGPVKFSKDLGDLKESYIIPDIQLNERPGLGVSVDESILAELTQYSDLVE; encoded by the coding sequence ATGAAAATCAAGCAAGTTGAAATCTTTGCAGTAAATCTACCCTTAATTAAACCATTTATAATTAGCTATGCATCTTACCCTAACATTCAATCGATTATTGTCAAAATTACAACAGAATGCGGGTTAGTAGGATGGGGGGAGAGCGTTCCAGACGAGCATATTACGGGAGAAACGCCGCATTCAACCTATGCCATGCTAAAAAATACATTGGCTCCTATCATGATTGGACAAAACCCAATGGAATTTGAAAAAATCCATGAATTACTGGACAAAAATGTCCACAGAGCACCAGCAGCAAAAGCCGCAATTGATATTGCTTGTTTCGATGTGGTAGGGAAAAAATTAAATGTTCCGGTTTATCAATTATTAGGTGGACGTTACCATGAAAAATTCCCGGTTACACATGTACTTAGTATCGATGAACCTGAGAAAATGGCCGATGAAGCCGAACAAAAGGTGGAAGAAGGCTACACATCTTTTAAAATGAAAGTAGGTCAAGATGTATTAGGGGACGTAAAACGCATTACAGCTGTACGAGAACGTGTTGGGGAAGATATCGCCATTCGAGTTGACGTAAACCAAGGATGGGTAAATAGTGCAAATACACTTCAAGCAATTCGACACTTAGAAGCCCTGGGGATTGATTGGCTAGAACAGCCTGTTGCTCAAGATGATATTGATTCCATGGTTGAAATTAAATCAAAATCAACAATTCCTGTTATGATTGATGAAGGGATTCGCGATATGAACAACATGCGCGAGATTATTGCAAAACGTGCTGCAGATAAAGTGAACATCAAGCTTATGAAGTGTGGCGGAATTTACCCTGCTATGAAGCTTGCTACAATGGCTGAAATGGCTGGCATCGAATGTCAAATTGGTTCAATGGTTGAATCTTCAATTGGTTCAGCTGCAGGTTTCCATGTTGCCTTTTCGAAAAAAATCATTAAAAGTGTGGAGCTAACTGGACCCGTTAAATTCTCAAAGGATCTTGGAGATTTAAAGGAAAGCTATATAATCCCAGACATCCAATTAAACGAACGTCCAGGGTTAGGTGTAAGTGTAGATGAATCAATCCTCGCTGAGCTTACTCAATACTCGGATTTAGTAGAGTAG
- a CDS encoding DUF1850 domain-containing protein — protein MKRLIFLLVVAILGIIILFSPSFTVMSFQETRTNNPQSYYINVSKEDKFNIRYTHSIHLTDVLENYEITDSNQIKLLSMEYEDVAIGMPAHAEQGQTLSYENGKYKLEFENQTVESFTLYIGNINLELAVIYEGNTYDLKKSLERGSAFLFEIKRISIFDKLKGVVMVHEKE, from the coding sequence ATGAAAAGGCTAATTTTTCTCTTAGTTGTAGCTATACTTGGAATAATAATTTTGTTTTCACCGAGTTTCACTGTGATGTCCTTTCAAGAAACGAGAACGAATAATCCGCAAAGCTATTACATAAATGTTTCCAAAGAAGATAAGTTTAATATCCGTTATACGCACTCAATTCATTTAACAGATGTACTTGAAAATTATGAAATAACTGACTCTAATCAGATAAAGCTACTTTCAATGGAATATGAAGATGTTGCGATTGGTATGCCAGCACATGCTGAGCAGGGTCAAACATTAAGCTATGAAAATGGCAAATACAAACTAGAATTTGAGAATCAAACAGTAGAGAGCTTTACCTTATATATTGGTAACATTAATTTGGAATTAGCAGTTATTTATGAAGGGAATACCTATGACTTAAAAAAGTCATTAGAGCGAGGAAGTGCCTTTCTATTTGAAATCAAAAGGATTTCAATATTTGATAAGCTGAAAGGAGTTGTGATGGTGCATGAAAAAGAATGA
- a CDS encoding HPP family protein yields the protein MINNQHIKPVPQKIKRHNTVNNRTTLSDAIIASVGVFVCMFTIFELTQYTDSLWFIASFSASSMLVMTAWNAPVGQPRNVIGSHLIASFIAIAILNLFGSSPVMMSLALCCTIFCMLMTRTFHPPACGDPIIIMMSGYSWGFLFHPVLIGAIIIVIFGLIINNLHPKRKYPLYWW from the coding sequence ATGATAAATAACCAGCATATAAAACCAGTCCCTCAGAAAATAAAGAGACATAATACAGTTAATAATCGTACGACGCTTTCAGATGCAATCATTGCCTCGGTAGGGGTATTTGTTTGCATGTTTACTATTTTTGAATTAACCCAATATACAGATTCGTTATGGTTTATCGCGTCATTCAGTGCGAGCAGTATGCTTGTGATGACTGCTTGGAATGCCCCAGTTGGACAACCTCGTAATGTGATAGGTAGCCATCTTATAGCTTCGTTTATCGCAATAGCTATCCTGAATCTGTTTGGATCATCGCCCGTCATGATGAGTTTAGCTCTTTGCTGTACAATCTTTTGTATGTTAATGACAAGAACATTCCATCCACCAGCATGTGGTGATCCGATCATTATTATGATGAGTGGCTATAGTTGGGGGTTTTTATTTCACCCAGTCTTAATCGGTGCAATCATTATTGTCATTTTTGGGCTCATAATTAATAATCTACATCCAAAAAGAAAATATCCATTGTATTGGTGGTGA
- a CDS encoding amidohydrolase, with protein sequence MGQVKTYEEVIHGWFDHFHAHPEVSWKEVETTKKIASILDDMNISYKFFSDVTGLVAEIGQGEEVIAVRADIDALWQEVDGTMRANHSCGHDANISMVLGALLQLKDVPLKKRVRFIFQPAEETGGGAIEMVKHGVIDDVSYLFGVHLRPIEELPLGKVTPAIHHGAAMFLQGTIHGIDAHGARPHQGKNAIDVICAIQQMIKNIYINPFDVYSAKLTKIVADGGSTNIIPGNATFSMDIRAQKNSVLEELQKRIDEGFEGIRNMFGVELKWDWLDKTPGAEVSEDAAQIAKASIIEALGLEHLEKPISTPGSDDFHYYTVLRPNLKAAMIGIGADLTPGLHHPKMSFNKDALMTGAKVLTTTLRNAAQNY encoded by the coding sequence ATGGGTCAAGTAAAGACTTACGAAGAAGTTATCCATGGATGGTTTGATCACTTTCATGCTCATCCAGAGGTCAGTTGGAAAGAAGTAGAAACAACTAAGAAAATTGCATCAATATTAGATGATATGAACATCAGCTATAAATTCTTTTCCGATGTAACGGGTCTTGTGGCAGAAATTGGCCAAGGGGAAGAAGTGATTGCAGTACGTGCTGACATAGATGCGTTATGGCAAGAAGTTGACGGAACAATGCGTGCCAATCATTCTTGTGGACATGATGCAAATATTTCGATGGTATTAGGAGCACTCCTGCAACTAAAAGATGTACCCTTAAAAAAGCGTGTTCGTTTTATTTTCCAGCCTGCTGAAGAAACTGGTGGCGGAGCAATCGAAATGGTGAAACATGGCGTTATTGATGATGTATCGTATTTGTTTGGTGTACATCTGAGACCGATAGAGGAGTTGCCTTTAGGAAAAGTAACACCTGCAATTCACCATGGAGCAGCGATGTTCTTACAAGGAACAATTCACGGGATAGATGCACATGGTGCTAGACCGCATCAAGGTAAAAATGCCATCGATGTAATTTGTGCCATTCAACAAATGATAAAGAATATATATATAAATCCTTTTGATGTATATAGTGCGAAATTAACGAAAATCGTTGCTGATGGTGGCAGTACGAATATAATACCTGGTAACGCGACATTTTCAATGGATATTCGTGCACAAAAAAATTCAGTTTTAGAAGAGCTGCAGAAACGAATTGATGAAGGATTTGAAGGAATTCGTAATATGTTTGGAGTCGAGCTGAAATGGGACTGGTTGGATAAAACACCAGGAGCAGAAGTGTCTGAAGACGCTGCTCAAATCGCCAAAGCTTCTATTATCGAGGCTTTAGGATTAGAGCATCTAGAAAAGCCGATATCTACACCTGGAAGTGATGATTTCCATTATTATACGGTATTAAGACCAAACTTAAAGGCTGCAATGATTGGTATTGGTGCAGATTTAACACCTGGTCTCCATCATCCAAAAATGAGCTTTAATAAGGACGCCTTAATGACTGGTGCAAAAGTGTTAACTACCACTTTACGTAATGCAGCACAAAATTATTAA
- a CDS encoding helix-turn-helix transcriptional regulator translates to MAIIINIDVMLAKRKMSVTELSEKVGITMANLSILKNGKAKAIRLSTLEAICKALECQPGDVLEYKSDEDS, encoded by the coding sequence ATGGCAATTATAATCAATATAGATGTGATGTTAGCAAAAAGGAAAATGAGCGTAACAGAACTTTCGGAGAAGGTTGGAATAACAATGGCGAACCTTTCTATATTGAAAAATGGAAAGGCAAAAGCGATTCGATTATCGACTTTAGAGGCAATTTGTAAGGCTTTAGAATGCCAGCCTGGAGATGTTTTAGAATACAAAAGTGACGAAGACAGCTAA
- a CDS encoding GNAT family N-acetyltransferase codes for MDSIYNGVLGDCPYEVKVLEQHHLPNILALQEIVYDALPNKDTLQPLSDEEFLYILNGQGLLIGVFVADELIAFRAVLIPEIDAEHLGYAIGLVKESDLKRVLYQEISNVHPEFRGYGLQKILANVIMQQIDTKDFDYIAATVMPYNIASLKDKFSQGFNIVGLKYAYGGKLRYVFALDLRNQSKYADERVIISMGDVDAQKTLLQDGFVGVAMKPQADDWVVEYQKPF; via the coding sequence TTGGATTCAATTTATAATGGGGTATTAGGTGATTGTCCATACGAAGTAAAGGTACTAGAACAACATCATTTACCTAATATTCTAGCATTACAAGAAATAGTTTATGATGCTTTACCCAATAAAGATACCTTGCAGCCATTATCGGATGAGGAGTTTCTTTATATATTAAACGGTCAAGGGCTGTTAATCGGAGTATTTGTTGCTGATGAGCTCATAGCTTTTCGAGCGGTTTTAATACCAGAAATTGATGCTGAACATTTAGGCTATGCAATTGGGCTAGTAAAGGAGTCGGATTTAAAGCGTGTCCTTTATCAAGAAATTTCAAATGTTCATCCGGAGTTTCGAGGCTATGGTCTTCAGAAAATATTAGCGAATGTCATCATGCAACAAATTGATACGAAAGACTTTGACTATATTGCAGCCACAGTAATGCCATACAATATTGCAAGCCTAAAGGATAAGTTCTCACAAGGTTTCAATATTGTCGGTTTGAAATATGCGTATGGCGGAAAATTACGTTATGTTTTTGCTTTAGATTTACGTAATCAGTCAAAGTATGCTGATGAAAGAGTAATTATTTCAATGGGTGATGTTGATGCTCAAAAAACACTGTTACAAGATGGATTTGTGGGAGTTGCTATGAAGCCACAAGCAGATGATTGGGTAGTAGAGTATCAAAAACCTTTTTAA